Proteins from a single region of Streptomyces spectabilis:
- the cysD gene encoding sulfate adenylyltransferase subunit CysD, which produces MTTAASVEAAGEAGDAAGNRAGSSPYALSHLDALESEAVHIFREVAGEFERPVILFSGGKDSIVMLHLALKAFAPAAVPFSLLHVDTGHNFPEVIEYRDRVVAEHRLRLHVASVQDYIDRGALKERPDGTRNPLQTLPLTEKIAAERFDAVFGGGRRDEEKARAKERVFSLRDEFSQWDPRRQRPELWQLYNGRHAPGEHVRVFPLSNWTELDVWQYIARERIALPDIYFAHERPVFRRSGMWLTAGDWGGPKDGEDVETRLVRYRTVGDMSCTGAVDSDATTLEAVIAEIAASRLTERGATRADDKLSEAAMEDRKREGYF; this is translated from the coding sequence ATGACGACCGCCGCAAGCGTGGAGGCCGCCGGGGAGGCCGGGGACGCCGCGGGGAACCGCGCGGGGAGCAGCCCGTACGCGCTCAGCCACCTGGACGCCCTGGAGTCCGAGGCCGTCCACATCTTCCGCGAGGTGGCGGGCGAGTTCGAGCGGCCGGTGATCCTGTTCTCCGGCGGCAAGGACTCCATCGTCATGCTGCACCTGGCGCTGAAGGCCTTCGCCCCGGCCGCGGTCCCCTTCTCGCTCCTGCACGTCGACACCGGGCACAACTTCCCCGAGGTCATCGAGTACCGCGACCGCGTGGTCGCGGAGCACCGGCTCCGGCTGCACGTGGCCTCCGTGCAGGACTACATCGACCGCGGCGCGCTCAAGGAGCGCCCCGACGGCACCCGCAACCCGCTCCAGACGCTGCCGCTGACGGAGAAGATCGCCGCCGAGCGCTTCGACGCGGTCTTCGGCGGCGGGCGCCGCGACGAGGAGAAGGCGCGCGCCAAGGAGCGGGTGTTCTCGCTGCGGGACGAGTTCTCGCAGTGGGACCCGCGCCGCCAGCGGCCCGAGCTGTGGCAGCTGTACAACGGCCGGCACGCCCCGGGCGAGCACGTGCGCGTGTTCCCGCTGTCCAACTGGACCGAGCTGGACGTGTGGCAGTACATCGCCCGGGAGCGGATCGCGCTGCCCGACATCTACTTCGCCCACGAGCGCCCCGTCTTCCGGCGCAGCGGCATGTGGCTGACCGCCGGGGACTGGGGCGGCCCCAAGGACGGCGAGGACGTCGAGACGCGCCTGGTGCGCTACCGCACCGTCGGCGACATGTCCTGCACCGGAGCCGTCGACTCCGACGCGACCACGCTTGAGGCCGTCATCGCCGAGATCGCCGCCTCCCGGCTCACCGAGCGCGGCGCGACCCGGGCCGACGACAAGCTCTCCGAGGCCGCGATGGAAGACCGCAAGCGCGAGGGGTACTTCTAA
- the cysC gene encoding adenylyl-sulfate kinase has protein sequence MSAPRPVQETDVTGATVWLTGLPSAGKTTIAYELARTLRERGRAVEVLDGDEIREFLSAGLGFGRADRDTNVQRVGFVAELLARNGVLALVPVIAPFADSREAVRKRHQAGGTPYLEVHVATPVEVCSVRDVKGLYAKQAAGELSGLTGVDDPYEEPESPDLRIESQDQTVQESAAAVHALLTERGLA, from the coding sequence ATGAGCGCCCCCCGACCCGTCCAGGAGACCGACGTGACCGGAGCCACCGTCTGGCTCACCGGCCTGCCGAGCGCGGGCAAGACCACCATCGCGTACGAGCTCGCGCGCACCCTGCGCGAGCGGGGCCGCGCGGTCGAGGTGCTCGACGGCGACGAGATCCGCGAGTTCCTCTCGGCGGGCCTCGGCTTCGGCCGCGCGGACCGGGACACCAACGTGCAGCGCGTCGGCTTCGTCGCCGAGCTGCTCGCCCGCAACGGCGTGCTCGCGCTCGTCCCCGTGATCGCCCCGTTCGCGGACAGCCGCGAGGCGGTGCGCAAGCGCCACCAGGCGGGCGGCACGCCGTACTTGGAGGTGCACGTCGCCACGCCCGTGGAGGTGTGCTCGGTGCGCGATGTGAAGGGCCTGTACGCCAAGCAGGCCGCGGGCGAGCTGTCCGGGCTCACCGGCGTCGACGACCCGTACGAGGAGCCCGAGTCGCCGGACCTGCGGATCGAGTCGCAGGACCAGACCGTGCAGGAGTCCGCCGCAGCCGTGCACGCGCTGCTCACCGAGAGGGGTCTGGCATGA
- a CDS encoding phosphoadenylyl-sulfate reductase → MTTIQQVSADTPADELKTLAERAGRDLEDASALEILTWAAGTFGARFCVTSSMEDAVVAHLASRARPGVDVVFLDTGYHFPETIGTRDAVEAVMDVNVLTLTPVQSVAEQDAEHGPRLHDRDPDLCCALRKVKPLEDGLTPYLAWATGLRRDESPTRAHTPVVGWDDRRRKVKVSPIARWTQDDVDAYVAEHGVLTNPLLMDGYGSVGCAPCTRRLLDGEDARAGRWAGRAKTECGLHG, encoded by the coding sequence ATGACGACCATTCAGCAGGTGTCGGCCGACACCCCGGCCGACGAGTTGAAGACGCTCGCCGAGCGGGCCGGGCGCGACCTGGAGGACGCCTCCGCCCTGGAGATCCTCACCTGGGCGGCCGGCACCTTCGGCGCGCGCTTCTGCGTCACCTCCTCGATGGAGGACGCGGTGGTCGCCCACCTCGCGTCCCGCGCGCGCCCCGGCGTGGACGTGGTGTTCCTCGACACCGGCTACCACTTCCCGGAGACCATCGGCACCCGTGACGCCGTCGAGGCCGTGATGGACGTCAACGTCCTCACCCTGACGCCGGTGCAGTCCGTGGCCGAGCAGGACGCCGAGCACGGCCCGCGCCTGCACGACCGCGACCCCGACCTGTGCTGCGCCCTGCGCAAGGTCAAGCCACTGGAGGACGGTCTGACGCCGTACCTCGCGTGGGCCACGGGGCTGCGCCGCGACGAGTCGCCGACGCGCGCGCACACGCCCGTCGTCGGCTGGGACGACCGGCGCCGCAAGGTGAAGGTCTCCCCCATCGCCCGCTGGACGCAGGACGACGTGGACGCCTACGTCGCCGAGCACGGCGTGCTCACCAATCCGCTGCTCATGGACGGCTACGGTTCCGTGGGCTGCGCCCCGTGCACCCGACGCCTCCTCGACGGCGAGGACGCGCGCGCCGGCCGCTGGGCCGGACGCGCCAAGACCGAATGCGGGCTGCACGGATGA
- a CDS encoding nitrite/sulfite reductase, protein MATVPDRSTPAAPRRKTGRHRGEGQWAAGHFTPLNGNEQFKKDDDGLNVRTRIETIYSKRGFDSIDPNDLRGRMRWWGLYTQRKPGIDGGKTAILEPEELDDEYFMLRVRIDGGRLTTEQLRVIGEISQEFARGTADITDRQNIQYHWIRIEDMPEIWRRLEGVGLSTTEACGDTPRVILGSPVAGIAEDEIIDGTPAIDEIHRRIVGNPAFSNLPRKFKSAISGSPLLDVAHEINDIAFVGVRHPEHGPGFDLWVGGGLSTNPKIGQRLGAWVPLDEVADVYEGVISIFRDYGYRRLRTRARLKFLLADWGAEKFRRVLEDEYLLRKLVDGPAPEQPLQRWRDHVGVHRQQDGNYYVGFAPRVGRVDGTTLTKIADLAAGHGSGRLRTTAEQKMLVLDVAEDQVASLVAGLESLDLAVRPSPFRRGTMACTGIEFCKLAIVETKARGASLIDELERRVPDFDEPITININGCPNACARIQVADIGLKGQLVLDENGDQVEGFQVHLGGALGLEAGFGRKVRGLKVTSAELPDYVERVLGRFQAERADGERFAAWVARADESALS, encoded by the coding sequence ATGGCCACCGTCCCGGATCGATCCACGCCTGCCGCACCCCGCCGCAAGACGGGCCGCCACCGTGGCGAGGGCCAGTGGGCCGCCGGTCACTTCACTCCGCTGAACGGCAACGAGCAGTTCAAGAAGGACGACGACGGTCTCAATGTGCGGACACGCATTGAGACGATCTACTCCAAGCGCGGCTTCGACTCCATCGACCCCAACGACCTGCGCGGCCGGATGCGCTGGTGGGGCCTCTACACCCAGCGCAAGCCCGGGATCGACGGCGGCAAGACCGCGATCCTGGAGCCCGAGGAGCTGGACGACGAGTACTTCATGCTGCGGGTGCGGATCGACGGCGGGCGGCTGACCACCGAGCAGCTGCGCGTCATCGGCGAGATCTCGCAGGAGTTCGCGCGCGGCACCGCCGACATCACCGACCGGCAGAACATCCAGTACCACTGGATCCGCATCGAGGACATGCCGGAGATCTGGCGCCGCCTGGAGGGCGTGGGCCTGTCCACGACCGAGGCCTGCGGCGACACCCCGCGCGTCATCCTGGGCTCGCCCGTCGCCGGGATCGCCGAGGACGAGATCATCGACGGCACGCCCGCGATCGACGAGATCCACCGCCGCATCGTCGGCAACCCGGCGTTCTCGAACCTGCCGCGCAAGTTCAAGTCCGCGATCTCCGGCTCGCCGCTGCTCGACGTGGCGCACGAGATCAACGACATCGCGTTCGTCGGCGTGCGCCACCCCGAGCACGGGCCCGGCTTCGACCTGTGGGTCGGCGGCGGTCTCTCCACCAACCCCAAGATCGGCCAGCGGCTCGGCGCCTGGGTGCCCCTCGACGAGGTGGCGGACGTCTACGAGGGCGTCATCTCGATCTTCCGCGACTACGGCTACCGCCGCCTTCGCACCCGCGCCCGGCTGAAGTTCCTGCTCGCCGACTGGGGAGCCGAGAAGTTCCGCCGGGTCCTGGAGGACGAGTACCTGCTGCGCAAGCTCGTCGACGGGCCCGCGCCCGAGCAGCCCCTCCAGCGCTGGCGCGACCACGTGGGCGTGCACCGGCAGCAGGACGGCAACTACTACGTCGGCTTCGCCCCGCGCGTCGGCCGCGTCGACGGCACCACGCTCACGAAGATCGCCGACCTCGCCGCCGGGCACGGCTCGGGCCGTCTGCGGACCACCGCCGAGCAGAAGATGCTGGTCCTCGACGTGGCCGAGGACCAGGTCGCCTCCCTGGTGGCGGGCCTGGAGTCGCTCGACCTTGCGGTGCGCCCCTCCCCCTTCCGGCGCGGCACCATGGCCTGCACCGGCATCGAGTTCTGCAAGCTCGCCATCGTCGAGACGAAGGCGCGCGGCGCCTCGCTCATCGACGAACTGGAGCGCCGCGTCCCGGACTTCGACGAGCCGATCACCATCAACATCAACGGCTGCCCGAACGCCTGCGCGCGCATCCAGGTCGCCGACATCGGCCTCAAGGGCCAGCTCGTCCTGGACGAGAACGGCGACCAGGTCGAGGGCTTCCAGGTGCACCTGGGCGGCGCCCTCGGCCTGGAGGCCGGGTTCGGCCGCAAGGTGCGCGGCCTGAAGGTGACGTCCGCCGAGCTGCCGGACTACGTGGAGCGGGTCCTTGGACGCTTCCAGGCCGAGCGCGCGGACGGCGAGCGGTTCGCCGCCTGGGTCGCGCGGGCCGACGAGAGCGCCCTTTCGTGA
- a CDS encoding putative leader peptide produces the protein MSRTGIALVSRRHVDLVRVSSAMCPAS, from the coding sequence ATGTCCCGCACTGGAATCGCCTTGGTGAGTCGACGTCACGTCGACCTCGTTCGCGTGTCCAGCGCCATGTGTCCGGCGAGCTGA
- a CDS encoding GNAT family N-acetyltransferase, which produces MSITVTTWSLEQTAPTDLRPAAEPEGDVRIVRAEVPSPEFSRFLYSAVGGDIQWIDRLSLSYEQWREQLTRPGVETWVAYEKGTPAGYVELDAQDDGVVEIVYFGLIPAFRGRRIGGHLLSYGTARAWDLADRWPERTPTERVWLHTCSLDGEHAMDNYTRRGFKLFKTETSEQPEQPTPGPWPGA; this is translated from the coding sequence ATGAGCATCACTGTCACCACCTGGTCCCTGGAGCAGACCGCTCCCACCGATCTGCGGCCCGCCGCCGAGCCGGAAGGCGACGTGCGGATCGTGCGGGCCGAGGTGCCCTCGCCCGAGTTCAGCCGGTTCCTCTACTCCGCCGTCGGCGGCGACATCCAGTGGATCGACCGTCTCTCGCTCAGCTACGAGCAGTGGCGGGAGCAGCTGACGCGGCCGGGCGTGGAGACGTGGGTCGCGTACGAGAAGGGCACGCCCGCCGGGTACGTGGAGCTGGACGCGCAGGACGACGGGGTCGTGGAGATCGTCTACTTCGGCCTGATCCCCGCCTTCCGGGGGCGCCGCATCGGCGGCCACCTCCTGTCCTACGGCACCGCCCGGGCCTGGGACCTGGCCGACCGCTGGCCGGAGCGGACGCCCACCGAGCGGGTGTGGCTCCACACGTGCAGCCTGGACGGCGAGCACGCCATGGACAACTACACGCGGCGCGGCTTCAAGCTCTTCAAGACGGAGACGTCCGAGCAGCCCGAGCAGCCGACGCCGGGCCCGTGGCCGGGGGCCTGA
- a CDS encoding GAF domain-containing protein, giving the protein MNTHATFDLERLAAANAGQATRVLMEMRDARIAGQRARFGPRPVIGASWDRMLANGVDPERDHRTGVLSTDEVERRRQTSPLKTILPVLREGLLSVADVAQHIMVIADADGRLLWREGNKSVLKMADGHGFDVGADWRETVVGTNGVGTSIVTRRPVQVFAAEHFVRSHHPWTCTGAPITDPRDGRLIGVVDISGPLDTMHPATLALVCSVAKLAEARLREGHLTALDRLRSVAAPLLARLDGRAVAVDAHGWTAAVTGMPPVDRITLPKSLTDGRAWLPSLGRCAVAPLPGGWLLRVEDDEAAVAATSAMTRVVVDVSGERRWSVTVSGSAGCWTHELSPRHAELLYLLGTQRAGRSAAGLAADLFGDPGRTVTVRAELSRVRRYLGGLVAHRPYRFHEEADVDLVLPDDAARLLPHSMAPAVIRARAGAGP; this is encoded by the coding sequence ATGAACACGCATGCCACGTTCGACCTGGAGCGGCTCGCCGCCGCGAACGCCGGCCAGGCCACACGGGTGCTCATGGAGATGCGGGACGCCCGGATCGCGGGGCAGCGCGCCAGGTTCGGGCCGCGGCCCGTCATCGGCGCGTCGTGGGACCGGATGCTGGCGAACGGCGTCGACCCCGAGCGGGACCACCGCACGGGCGTGCTGAGCACGGACGAGGTGGAGCGGCGGCGGCAGACCTCGCCCCTGAAGACCATCCTGCCGGTGCTGCGCGAAGGGCTGCTGTCCGTCGCGGACGTGGCCCAGCACATCATGGTGATCGCGGACGCCGACGGGCGGCTGCTGTGGCGCGAGGGCAACAAGTCCGTGCTCAAGATGGCCGACGGGCACGGCTTCGACGTCGGCGCCGACTGGCGCGAGACCGTCGTGGGCACGAACGGCGTGGGCACGTCGATCGTCACCCGGCGGCCCGTCCAGGTCTTCGCCGCCGAGCACTTCGTGCGCTCGCACCACCCGTGGACGTGCACGGGCGCGCCCATCACCGACCCGCGCGACGGGCGGCTGATCGGCGTCGTCGACATCAGCGGCCCGCTCGACACCATGCATCCGGCGACCCTCGCCCTGGTCTGCTCGGTCGCCAAGCTCGCCGAGGCCCGGCTGCGCGAGGGGCATCTGACGGCCCTGGACCGGCTGCGCTCGGTGGCGGCGCCACTCCTCGCCCGCCTCGACGGGCGCGCCGTGGCGGTGGACGCGCACGGCTGGACCGCGGCGGTCACCGGCATGCCGCCGGTGGACCGGATCACGCTGCCCAAGTCCCTGACCGACGGCCGGGCGTGGCTGCCGTCGCTCGGCCGGTGCGCGGTGGCGCCGCTGCCCGGCGGCTGGCTGCTGCGCGTGGAGGACGACGAGGCCGCCGTGGCCGCCACCTCGGCCATGACCCGGGTGGTGGTGGACGTCAGCGGGGAGCGCCGCTGGTCGGTGACCGTCAGCGGCAGCGCGGGCTGCTGGACGCACGAACTCTCCCCGCGCCACGCCGAGTTGCTCTACCTCCTCGGCACGCAGCGCGCGGGGCGCAGCGCGGCGGGGCTCGCCGCCGACCTGTTCGGCGACCCCGGCCGCACGGTGACGGTCCGCGCCGAGCTGTCGCGCGTCCGGCGCTATCTGGGCGGCCTGGTCGCGCACCGCCCGTACCGCTTCCACGAGGAGGCCGACGTCGATCTGGTGCTGCCGGACGACGCGGCGCGACTCCTTCCGCACTCCATGGCCCCGGCGGTGATACGGGCCCGGGCGGGCGCGGGGCCCTGA
- a CDS encoding acyl-CoA dehydrogenase family protein, with protein sequence MAATTHTVTNQAPPLVGYDVFTCDRALVEGVERHLDGSLLDDARAELSLLGRTAGSAQAQEWGALANENPPVLHTHDRYGNRVDEVAFHPAWHRLLGKAVAAGLTSAWNRPGGHVRRAAGFLVWTQAEAGHGCPVSMTHAAVPALRTDPALAAEWEPLLTSTVYDDGLRPAAQKAGALFGMGMTEKQGGSDVRANTTRATALSEEGTYELVGHKWFCSAPMSDGFLVLAQAEAGLTCFLVPRVLADGTRNAFAIQRLKNKLGNRSNASSEVEFDGTWARRVGDEGRGVRTIIEMVAATRLDCVIGSAALMRQAVAQAVHHATYREAFGGKLVDKPLMRNVLADLALESEAATTLALRLAAAYDDGSERERAFLRLAVPAAKYWVTKRSTPLAAEALECLGGNGYVEDSGMPRLLRESPLNSIWEGSGNVQALDVLRALQREPLALNAFLEEVGAARGADHRLDAAIKDLLTELADLQGVEARARRLVERMALVLQGSLLVRHAPPAVADAFCASRLGGDWGAAFGTLPHSLDLRAVVDRAAVHL encoded by the coding sequence ATGGCAGCCACCACCCACACAGTGACCAACCAGGCTCCGCCCCTGGTGGGATACGACGTCTTCACGTGCGACCGGGCTCTCGTCGAGGGCGTCGAACGTCATCTCGACGGGTCGCTCCTCGACGACGCGCGCGCGGAACTCTCCTTGCTCGGCCGCACCGCGGGCTCCGCGCAGGCGCAGGAGTGGGGGGCGCTCGCCAACGAGAATCCACCCGTTCTGCACACACACGACCGTTATGGGAACCGTGTCGACGAAGTCGCCTTCCACCCGGCGTGGCACCGGCTACTCGGCAAGGCCGTCGCGGCGGGCCTGACCTCCGCCTGGAACAGGCCGGGCGGGCACGTGCGGCGCGCGGCCGGGTTCCTGGTGTGGACGCAGGCCGAGGCGGGACACGGGTGCCCGGTGTCGATGACGCACGCGGCGGTTCCGGCGCTGCGCACCGACCCGGCCCTTGCCGCCGAGTGGGAGCCGCTCCTGACGTCGACCGTGTACGACGACGGGCTGCGGCCCGCCGCGCAGAAGGCGGGCGCGCTCTTCGGCATGGGAATGACGGAGAAGCAGGGCGGAAGCGACGTACGCGCGAATACGACGCGTGCCACCGCGCTTTCCGAGGAGGGCACGTATGAACTCGTCGGGCACAAGTGGTTCTGTTCCGCTCCCATGTCCGACGGATTCCTGGTGCTCGCGCAAGCGGAGGCCGGACTCACCTGTTTTCTGGTGCCCCGGGTCCTGGCCGACGGGACGCGGAACGCGTTCGCGATCCAGCGGTTGAAGAACAAACTCGGAAACCGCTCCAACGCCTCCAGCGAGGTCGAGTTCGACGGGACGTGGGCGCGGCGGGTCGGGGACGAGGGGCGCGGGGTGCGCACCATCATCGAGATGGTGGCGGCGACCCGGCTCGACTGTGTGATCGGCTCGGCGGCGCTGATGCGGCAGGCCGTCGCGCAGGCCGTGCACCACGCCACGTACCGGGAGGCGTTCGGCGGCAAGCTCGTCGACAAGCCGCTGATGCGCAACGTCCTCGCGGACCTGGCCCTGGAGTCGGAGGCGGCGACGACGCTCGCGCTGCGCCTCGCCGCCGCGTACGACGACGGGAGCGAGCGCGAGCGGGCGTTCCTGCGGCTCGCGGTGCCCGCGGCCAAGTACTGGGTGACCAAGCGGAGCACGCCCCTCGCCGCGGAGGCCCTGGAGTGCCTGGGCGGCAACGGCTACGTGGAGGACTCGGGCATGCCGCGGCTGCTGCGCGAGTCGCCGCTGAACTCGATCTGGGAGGGCTCAGGGAACGTCCAGGCCCTCGACGTGCTGCGCGCGCTCCAGCGGGAGCCGCTGGCCCTGAACGCGTTCCTGGAGGAGGTGGGCGCGGCGCGCGGCGCCGACCACCGCCTCGACGCGGCGATCAAGGACCTGCTCACGGAGCTCGCCGATCTCCAGGGCGTGGAGGCGCGGGCGCGGCGGCTGGTCGAGCGGATGGCCCTGGTGCTCCAGGGCTCGCTCCTCGTGCGCCACGCGCCGCCCGCCGTCGCGGACGCGTTCTGTGCCTCGCGGCTCGGCGGGGACTGGGGCGCGGCGTTCGGCACGCTGCCGCACAGCCTGGATCTGCGGGCGGTCGTGGACCGGGCGGCCGTGCACCTCTGA
- a CDS encoding YihY/virulence factor BrkB family protein, whose protein sequence is MHQAKETPGRPPGRWNRARALYRNVSKRRTAWLLLKDTVNSCIEYRILGLAAEAAFFTLLSVPPLLLSLIGLLAYVDRWTGARTIESVENNILEAARTILSEKGVREIAQPILEDVMKVGRPDVVSIGFLFALWSGSRAVNVFIDTITVMYGLDGARGIVKTRLLAFGLFLVALVIGSVALPLMVAGPDAVVKLVPGSTTVVQILYWPVVILLSVVFLTTLYHVSVPVRSPWVEDMPGALIALGMWVLGSFLLRIYLTSTVEGPTIYGSLAAPVAVLLWIGVSAFAVLVGAAVNAAIDRVWPSLQTAAARAAQDRVKEARAAELIARAAAARADDDPDDPDMPAEFPERWSRFLPPDDVSGRLRAHHAKRDDSPDL, encoded by the coding sequence GTGCACCAGGCAAAAGAAACACCCGGGCGCCCACCGGGCCGCTGGAACCGGGCCCGCGCTCTTTACCGCAACGTCTCCAAGCGCAGGACCGCCTGGCTGCTGCTGAAGGACACCGTCAACTCCTGCATCGAGTACCGCATCCTGGGACTCGCTGCGGAAGCGGCGTTCTTCACGCTCCTTTCCGTGCCGCCGCTGCTCCTCAGCCTCATCGGACTCCTCGCCTACGTGGACCGGTGGACCGGCGCCCGCACGATCGAGAGCGTGGAGAACAACATCCTGGAAGCGGCCCGCACGATCCTGTCCGAAAAAGGCGTGCGCGAGATCGCTCAGCCGATCCTCGAAGACGTCATGAAGGTCGGCCGTCCGGACGTCGTCTCCATAGGGTTCCTGTTCGCCCTGTGGTCCGGCTCCCGCGCCGTCAACGTCTTCATCGACACCATCACCGTCATGTACGGACTCGACGGGGCCCGCGGCATCGTCAAGACCCGGCTGCTCGCCTTCGGGCTCTTCCTCGTTGCCCTGGTCATCGGCTCGGTGGCGCTGCCGCTGATGGTGGCGGGCCCGGACGCGGTGGTGAAGCTGGTCCCGGGCTCGACGACGGTCGTGCAGATCCTGTACTGGCCCGTGGTGATCCTGCTCTCCGTCGTCTTCCTGACCACGCTCTACCACGTGTCGGTTCCGGTGCGGTCGCCGTGGGTGGAGGACATGCCGGGCGCGCTCATCGCCCTCGGCATGTGGGTCCTCGGCAGCTTCCTGCTGCGCATCTATCTGACGAGCACGGTGGAGGGGCCCACCATCTACGGCTCCCTCGCGGCGCCCGTCGCCGTCCTGTTGTGGATCGGTGTGTCCGCTTTCGCCGTCCTCGTCGGCGCCGCCGTCAACGCGGCGATCGACCGGGTCTGGCCGTCTCTCCAGACGGCCGCGGCGCGGGCCGCGCAGGACCGGGTCAAGGAGGCCAGGGCGGCCGAGCTCATCGCCAGGGCCGCGGCGGCGCGGGCCGACGACGATCCCGACGACCCCGACATGCCCGCGGAGTTCCCCGAGCGCTGGTCCCGCTTCCTGCCCCCGGACGACGTCTCGGGCCGCCTCCGCGCCCACCACGCCAAACGGGACGACTCCCCGGACCTGTAG
- a CDS encoding NAD(P)H-binding protein: MTTNAQHTTDDPATGTALTVLVTGATGRTGSRVAQAARAAGHTVRAASRSGEVRFDWNERSTWDHALHGADAASLAYLPDVGAPGAADAVGALARRAAELGVRHLVLLSARGEDQAHATERALADSGVARWTVVRASWFMQNFSEGPLVEGLRAGELVFPAGEVLEPFVDVRDIADVVVAVLAAGERYAGRIIEVSGARPLSFRDAVAELAAASGRPLAYVPVGAREYGASLTEFGVPESEVEFLIELFETNLDGRNAHVSDGVREVLGREPREFSDFVREAVEAGAWKD; encoded by the coding sequence ATGACGACGAACGCGCAGCACACGACGGACGACCCGGCCACCGGCACCGCTCTCACGGTCCTCGTGACCGGGGCCACCGGGCGCACCGGCAGCCGGGTCGCGCAGGCCGCCCGCGCGGCGGGGCACACCGTGCGGGCCGCCTCCCGCTCCGGCGAGGTCCGCTTCGACTGGAACGAACGCTCTACCTGGGACCACGCGCTGCACGGCGCCGACGCGGCCTCCCTCGCCTACCTCCCCGACGTCGGCGCGCCCGGCGCGGCGGACGCCGTGGGCGCACTCGCCCGGCGGGCCGCGGAGCTGGGCGTGCGGCACCTCGTGCTGCTCTCCGCGCGCGGCGAGGACCAGGCGCACGCCACGGAGCGTGCCCTCGCGGACTCCGGGGTCGCCCGGTGGACGGTCGTCCGCGCCAGTTGGTTCATGCAGAACTTCAGTGAGGGCCCGCTCGTCGAAGGACTGCGGGCCGGGGAGCTCGTCTTCCCCGCCGGCGAGGTCCTCGAACCGTTCGTCGACGTACGGGACATCGCGGACGTGGTGGTCGCGGTGCTGGCCGCCGGGGAGCGGTACGCCGGGCGGATCATCGAGGTGAGCGGGGCGCGGCCGCTCTCCTTCCGGGACGCGGTGGCGGAGCTGGCGGCGGCGAGCGGGCGCCCTCTCGCATACGTACCCGTGGGGGCGCGGGAATACGGTGCCTCACTCACCGAATTCGGCGTTCCGGAAAGCGAAGTGGAATTTCTGATCGAGCTTTTCGAGACGAATCTGGACGGGCGCAACGCACATGTCTCGGACGGCGTTCGGGAGGTGCTCGGACGGGAGCCCCGGGAATTCTCCGATTTCGTGCGCGAGGCGGTGGAGGCGGGCGCCTGGAAGGACTGA
- a CDS encoding AraC family transcriptional regulator, whose translation MDVLAGLLEGPRARGAFMIKACFEPPWAVRIADEAPVSVMIMVRGDAWIVPEGPAGPVPQLVRPGDVAIARGPDHYLVAGERDTRPFAEIRPGQACVPLNGAADDHYARFGMRAWGQPGGPVQMLIGTYQMRGEITARLLDALPPLLVLPTEVWDCPLTPFLAEEIGKDEPGQEVVLDRLLDLLLIAALRAWFSRPEAAAPAWYRALGDPVVGPVLRLLQDDPAHAWTVASLAAKAGVSRASLARRFTELVGEPPMTYLTGWRLALAADLLRDSEQTIAAIARKVGYGSAFALSSAFKRVYGVSPQEHRTGAA comes from the coding sequence ATGGACGTACTCGCCGGCTTGTTGGAGGGCCCGCGCGCACGGGGGGCCTTCATGATCAAGGCGTGCTTCGAGCCGCCGTGGGCCGTGCGCATCGCGGACGAGGCTCCGGTCTCGGTCATGATCATGGTGCGGGGCGACGCCTGGATCGTCCCCGAAGGCCCCGCAGGGCCGGTGCCCCAGCTCGTCCGCCCCGGCGACGTGGCCATCGCCCGCGGCCCCGACCACTACCTCGTCGCGGGCGAGCGGGACACCCGGCCCTTCGCGGAGATCCGGCCCGGCCAGGCCTGCGTGCCCCTGAACGGCGCCGCGGACGACCACTACGCGCGCTTCGGGATGCGCGCGTGGGGCCAGCCCGGCGGCCCGGTCCAGATGCTGATCGGGACGTACCAGATGCGGGGCGAGATCACCGCGCGGCTCCTGGACGCGCTACCGCCGCTGCTCGTGCTGCCCACCGAGGTGTGGGACTGCCCCCTGACGCCGTTCCTCGCCGAGGAGATCGGCAAGGACGAGCCGGGCCAGGAGGTGGTCCTCGACCGGCTGCTCGACCTGCTGCTCATCGCGGCCCTGCGCGCGTGGTTCTCCCGCCCGGAGGCGGCCGCCCCCGCCTGGTACCGGGCGCTCGGCGACCCGGTGGTCGGCCCGGTCCTGCGGCTCCTCCAGGACGACCCCGCGCACGCCTGGACGGTGGCCTCGCTCGCCGCGAAGGCGGGCGTGTCGCGGGCCTCGCTCGCCCGCCGCTTCACCGAGCTCGTGGGCGAGCCCCCGATGACGTATCTGACGGGCTGGCGGCTCGCGCTCGCCGCGGACCTGCTGCGCGACAGCGAGCAGACGATCGCCGCGATCGCCCGCAAGGTCGGCTACGGCAGCGCGTTCGCGCTGTCCAGCGCCTTCAAACGGGTGTACGGCGTCAGCCCGCAGGAGCACCGCACGGGCGCGGCGTAG